Below is a window of Manis javanica isolate MJ-LG chromosome 2, MJ_LKY, whole genome shotgun sequence DNA.
CATGACCATTCAGAACCAGGcatttgctgaaaaaaaaaaaaaaaaaccacctgtATTGAATATAGCCCTTAGTCTTATGAGATAGGAATTTTATGAACAGCCCAGCATGTAAAGAATGAGGTTTACTTTGCCAGCCACCCACTCCTTGAGAGGACAGTAGTATTCATAGTGAAATTGCTCAAATTCTGGCGTCTGGCGGATTTCACATAAGAAGGAGAGATCAATACCTGACTCCaaaaggaggaggagcagggggaaTACAAagagcagcagccccaggcccaccACAAGGAGCCTGGAAAAACTCTTGACCAGTGGGTTCACCCGAATATGGCCACTCAGAATGTCGTAGCTCCACGACAAAGCTTGGTGAGCCTCCTTCAGCTCCTCTTCTTCGGCCATTAAGAAGGCATTTTCATCTGCCTCCAGTTCCTCAAACGAATCTGTGTCTTCTCTTTCGAACTCCACCCTAGATGGACAGTCAAAGAGCATGTCGATCTCATCATCCACTGGGGTAGGGAGCAGGCTGGCAGTTGGGCTATATGCCAGTTCAGAGATGGTCAGGggctcttcttttattttatcttcctctTCACCTGGGGGATTTTCATAATTCCTGACTTCCTTCACTGGTGAGCTGGAGATCAAAGAGGCAGAAATATCATCTTCTTTGGGCAGTGGAACACCTGTaaagagacattttttttcttaagtttgaatttcaggttttctgtttccaCCAAGATCTCTAGATGGACACaaaccctcaaaaaaaaaaaaagtggaattcAAGGAATCCATGAAATTGTTCTGTGGAATCCTGACTTTTAACAAAGTCATTACAGACCATGTACCATAAGCTCTAAGGTCAACACGCTAAACCTGAAACAACCAACAATAAAACCTCAAATGTTTGGCAGTATTTACAAAGTTTAATTATGGTCTGCAAATGCCTAGCTATGGGCATGTCTTcaagaataaaattataataaatcacTTATAATTTTGAGTTGTGTCTTTTAGAAGTCAACACTGTCATCCAAAAAAGCGTTACAGCAAAATTACAGAATTTGCTATCAAATGATaatcactttattatttttatgtactgGTTTCTACATTCTAGGCACAATTTTTTGGTTTCTAGTTTTATGTAATTTCAGTAATACTGTATACACAAACTTCCATCTTTCTCCtctcatttaacattttaaatgttgaacTCTTGTTGGTATTTATAATGGCTGCCAAATTCTCTAGGCAGTTAATACAATATTAGTTGCCTGttggaaaatatttacaatttttttttacaattgcaAAGCAAATGCTATAAGACACCTTTACATATAAAGCCTTTTTCCCCTCAGTTCATTTGCTATACGTAGATGTCTGAAGAAAAATTGCTTGGTTAAAGAATATGAATATTATTAAAGTTTATTTGGGAAGAAGTATTTCTCAGCCCTTCATGTTACAGATAGAAATCTATAGTTACCTACTTATAGGCCTAAGGCCAGCTCTCCGAATTTTGATCTTGGCTTCTCAGAAGTGTTCCATAGGATGTAATATAATACCAGATTGGTAACCAGATGTATTAGGAAACTATAAACCAGCttttaatgaatttatttcaGGATTTCTCTCTCCAAGATGTGCAGGAAGTGAGGTCACCAAGGTGACACAACATTGGCTATTCCTGACTTTGCTGCCTCGCATAAGAACAACTAGGAACTATCCATGGACAAGACACCACTGTGAGAACTCCAGAACACAGGAATGGGGCTGACGCAACTCCCTACAACTCAGACACCAAGACAGACTGCCTTGGAAGGGTAAGAGAAGCAACTCTATGCTGACcattgcccctcccccaggctgatACCCGCACCATGTTGAGAGCACGCCCCTGAGCCTACAGTTCCTCCAGTTGGAAAGGAGACTCCAGGGGTGATATCAGCTCCCACCGAGCACTGTGGGTCCCCTCATGGGGGCCCTTACAAGGATTGCAGGGAAATCTTCACGTCTCAACCACTGGGAATCTGACTGTGATACAGAAAATAGGAGGGGCTTCTAAGAGCCAGTGCCCAACAGACCAAGCTTCTAATGGCAGAGCCCAAGCAGGTGTCCAAACCAGCAGCTTTGTTCAGCTGTGAAGCCAGAACAGTGGCTCATTCTAACTAGAGAACTCCATGGGATGCAGATGTGCTTGATTCAGGTACTTGGATGAGTTTTTCTGGCCCTAGAGCCTGTTTGCCCATGCCTAGGCAGAAGAACTGAGCCATAGCCCCACCTGTTGTGGATCATGGCTACTGGCCCCTCCCAACTGGAAAGCCTGTTTGGGAAAATTCAAGAGTTGCCTGAACTGGGACCTCCAGTCCCACTCAGGCAGGAGGGCTGAGTTATAGCCACAGCCACTGCAAGAAGTGGGCCTCTGCCCCATCTGACAGAAAAGGCTGGCAAGAACACCTGCAAGCTGCATTACTTAACAGTGTTCCAGCTGAGAGGTAGGAGGACAGAGCTGACTGCCCCCAGAGCAAAGTGAATGGCCCTGTTCAGACAGGGAAATTGGGGCATGGGGTCAGCTTGAGTGAAGATCACAAATGAAGAGCCAGAGCAGGAGGCTGTGCAGAGCTGCTCCTCCCACTGTGTCTGGGTAGGGAAACTAATTCATGGTCCTACTTATTGGTGAATACAGGCTTCAGCCTGTCCAACCAGAGCACAGAGAAAGCTGCATAGTCCATCCAGAAGCCCTGCTTACAGAGGCATTTGAACAGAGAGCAAAACTAGTACCCTCACCTCACCAGGATATCCAGTGCACATTCTTTCATGATTCAGGTACCCAAACAATGAGCCATGCAGGTCCTAGGTGTTGGGCCTGCCCAACTAGGGCAGGGACACTGAGTATGGTACCCAGCCTTGACTATCTAGTAGGACTGACCAGAGAATCCAGGCAACTGTGGAGCCCATCCTATAGCCTCAGTTGGGCTAGGGACCAAGCCAGCAGCATATTCCCCCAACCAAGGACTTCAGAGCTCCAACAGTTGCCTCACCCAAAAATAGACCCTAACAAACAGTAGTCCCCACCAGCCTGAGGACATTACCAGGAGACATCCAGAAACCAAAACTGAGCCAACTAATGAAGAACTTTCTCTGCCAAACTAAACCTGCAAAATCTGGAAGAGGAGGCCACTTACCCAGATGTGAAGATACCAATGTAAGGAATCAAAGATCATGAAAAATCAGGTGAATATGACACCACCAAATTAATGAAGCATCAATAACTGACTTAAAGAAATGGGTATCTCTGATCTGTCAAAGACAGAATAGTCCTGTGAAAGAAGGTTCGTGAACTacaagaacacagagacaaccaaacaaattagaaaactaatgaatgaacaaaatgagaagttcaacAAAGAATAGAAACCATCAAAAAACAAATCCTAGAGCTAAAAAATATAGTAATTGAAGGATTCAATACAAAGATTCAAATGCAGACTCAACcttgcagaagaaagaatcagtgacctGCAGATAGGGCATTTGAAATTATCTAGTCAGAGGAGAAACAAAACAGGATTTGCATTTTGAGGAttctgaaggaaaagagaaagggacaaagtatattaaaaacaataatggaTTCCCAAACCTGGCAAAAAAACAGATACCCAGACCCAAGAGACCCACAGGACTCCAAATAGGTTGAACCTGAATAGGGCAATGCTAAGACATCTTATAATGTATTAATGTCAATgtcaatgcaaagaaaaaaattttaaagcagcaaAAGGAGAGAGAAGTTATATACAAGAGAACCAATGCCTCATGTGACAAAAGGCAGATTTCTCAGTGGAAACATTTCAGGCCAGGAGAAAATGGTATAATGTACTcaaattattgaaagaaaactATCAACTAAGAATATTATATCCAGAAAAAGTCCTTGAGAAATGGAGGGATAAAAACTTTCCTGAACATTCATCACCACTAGATGTGtgctacaagaaatgctaaagggagttcttccagtgaaaataataaaaagacactAATCAATATCATAAAAACATTAGAAGCAGTGTAAAACTCACTGATGATGGTAAAAATATAGTCACAGATTCTGTAATCCATTTACAATTCTAGTTTAAAAGGTAAACAAATGTAGTTAAAATAACCATAACTAAAATGTTACAcattatgaaaaatatgtaaattgttAACATCAACAACCTAAATGTGAGG
It encodes the following:
- the FRMD3 gene encoding FERM domain-containing protein 3 isoform X6, which encodes MAKCLVKIQTRRGLRLHMVNHCSSNVFVRLLSHGSKVTARNTGVPLPKEDDISASLISSSPVKEVRNYENPPGEEEDKIKEEPLTISELAYSPTASLLPTPVDDEIDMLFDCPSRVEFEREDTDSFEELEADENAFLMAEEEELKEAHQALSWSYDILSGHIRVNPLVKSFSRLLVVGLGLLLFVFPLLLLLLESGIDLSFLCEIRQTPEFEQFHYEYYCPLKEWVAGKVNLILYMLGCS